The DNA region CCACCCATATATATACGTTTGAACTTCAAATACGATTGCGAATTGATTcatcaaacacaaataataaataaaagcagTTGAAATGGAAGTTGCCATAGCAGTTCCTATTCACTCTATGGACTTCAATTTCCACAGTAACTGCTCCTCCCCTTTCTTCACAGCACCTTCAACcccgcaacaacaacaacaaaatgatTTCGATTTCGAATTCGAATTCAGCGGCCAACTCCAACGACCTTCCCTCTCCGCCGCCGACGAGCTCTTCGACCGCGGCATGATCCGCCCTCTTAACACCGCATCTTCCATTGATCCACCACCAACACCAAAAGTAGCAACACATGAAAGGTTAAGAGAAGAAAAACCGCAATCGCAATCGCAATCGCAACCGCAGCAACAAAAACAGAGTGATGATagcaaaaaagagaagaaaggcctctcatccttattctccgAAACTGCAATATCTTCGTTCTTGTCATCGATTTGGTTCAGAAAACGATACCGGAAATGGAGGATAAAGGATATTCTACTGTTTCGCAGTGCATCAGAGGGAAGATATAAGGACAACGATGCATTCAGAAAGTACGTGGTTCTGTCCAAAACGAAGCCGCATTACGACGAAGATGACGACGTCGGGAACTTAAGCTTCCGGTCCACAACGACGACGGCGACGGCGGAGGAGAATTCCGGTTCGGTGTCGAAACGGAGAGTTTCCGCTCACGAGTTTCATTACACGGTGAACCGGGCTGCCTCTgaggaattgaagaagaaaacaatGCTGCCTTACAAGCACGGTTTGTTAGGGTGCTTGAGCTTCAATGCAACTTCTGATTTACATCTCATTAGCTCAAGAGTTATGTCAATGGAACGTTCATGAATCATAAAAGGTTAATCTTCAGTTTGAACATCGACTGATCTGAACTTTATTCAAGAGTCTACTGCGAGGAACAGACAGAATACTCAACCAATATCCATCAGGCCAAAGCCCAATGACTAATCCTTCGGGTACGAGGCAAAGTGGGCGACTCTCCCAAACACGCAAGTTTCATTCTCATCCTCCAATGAGTATCGAAGCCAGAAAAGATGGTTAAGGAACACAGATACTCATCTATATGTGCCAACTTGCGTTGGTTGGTTTGAAATTGGTTAGCTTGGTAGCGCGGTGCATATATGTCATTAATTTCATTCATGTTGTTTCCGTTTCATCCACAaggtgattgaaaaatgaatgagAAGGGGCGTTTCAATTTACACACAAGAATAGAGAATATGGATTTACATTTACTACACAAGGTTATTATTAGTTATGTCTATTTTCGTCTTTTACGCTTGTTATGTTTTTTGTACATTGTATGTGGTAGTGGTAGCTTTCAGTTTTTGGTATATCGTGTTTATTCAACGAAAATCTATTTCGACTTTAGCGTGATCATGATTTTGTCAAATACAATTAGAAGGTTGTATTAGCTTAACACGTCATGTTTGCAGAACAACTTGCATGTATTTTATGCTTCACTGGCGTGTGCTTATGAAACTTATTTTGTTGAAAATTAAAAGCGTTATTTGTCAAACTAAATGAAGTATGATTGACAGAATaaagaaataatttaattttgatccaGTAATTTACACTATCATATTATCAGATACTTAGTTCATGTGGTATTTATTGGATAAAAAAACTACAAGTGTTTTACCGAGACTACAAatgcaacaaaaaaaagaaaaacgccatattttattaagtaaaatattttggctgatttttttaatttcattttctagAATTTGGAATTGActtcaattttctgaaataactCTTAAACGTTAGGAAAGAACTCCAGCATCCTTGAACAGGAAATCACAATATTCAACTAATAACATTTGCAAATTTGTAGCACAGCTCACTACTCTGAATAAGAATAATGAATGTCAATTCAACACTTAAAAAATCACTACCATTCATTAGCAATGCCATACAAGACTGCAACCCTGCTAGAATCCCCTGAACTTGTACCACAGATTTCAGTGACATCCGGCAATAATGCTGTGCCCGGCTACTAGGATTCAGTCCGTTTCCTCAAGTCGTCGCATTTCTTCAAAATCTTGGCAGTTTTGAACTTCTACAGCTACTGGAGATTCCAGCATGCAGATTATCAATGTCTGCTATTGTAATTTCATGCAAATCATTGTCAATGAGTCTAACTTTTGCATTCAGCTTTATCTATTGCTTTAATCATTAACAGCATTCAAATCTAAATAGTAAATACTATATAGTCTTACATGAACTTACATGTCCAGAGATAGTTTCTCAATTTAAGCAGCACTCCCACACCGTTTACATCcttcataaaaagtaactcctcGAACTTGAAAtctaaaggaaattaaaaaattttttttgtcatatttgGTATTATGGAATACTATGAAAGAATGGGAATGGGAACGGAAATAAATGAATTCATCATTCCTATTGCATCCTATTGTTATTGTAGACATACCTGTCA from Arachis hypogaea cultivar Tifrunner chromosome 10, arahy.Tifrunner.gnm2.J5K5, whole genome shotgun sequence includes:
- the LOC112717060 gene encoding uncharacterized protein; this translates as MEVAIAVPIHSMDFNFHSNCSSPFFTAPSTPQQQQQNDFDFEFEFSGQLQRPSLSAADELFDRGMIRPLNTASSIDPPPTPKVATHERLREEKPQSQSQSQPQQQKQSDDSKKEKKGLSSLFSETAISSFLSSIWFRKRYRKWRIKDILLFRSASEGRYKDNDAFRKYVVLSKTKPHYDEDDDVGNLSFRSTTTTATAEENSGSVSKRRVSAHEFHYTVNRAASEELKKKTMLPYKHGLLGCLSFNATSDLHLISSRVMSMERS